Genomic DNA from Candidatus Eisenbacteria bacterium:
GAACTCCTGCCCCAGGGTGACCGGCACTGCATCTTGTAGATGCGTCCGACCCGCTTTGAGCACGTGCGAGAACGCCTTCGCGCGGGAAGCGAGCGAGCGGGCGAGCGCCGACATCTCCTCGAGTACCGGACCGATCAGGGTGTAGGCCGCGAGGCGAATCGCGGTCGGAACCACGTCGTTCGTGGACTGGGCCATGTTGACGTGGTCGTTCGGGCTCACGAGCGTCGTGTCCCCTCGTGCTCCGCCGAGAATCTCGCACGCGCGGTTCGCGATTACCTCGTTCACGTTCATGTGGAAGGAGGTTCCGGCGCCCGCCTGATAGGCGTCGACCACGAAGTCCCTGTCGAATGTTCCGGCGAGCACCTCCTCGGCGGCCTGGAGGATGGCCTCACCCTTCTTCCGGTCGAGCGCGCCCACTTCCATGTTGGCGCGGGCGGCCGCGATCTTGACGCGCGCCGCGGCCCGCACCATCTCGACATGGAGGCGCTCGCCGCTGATCGGGAAGTTCCGGACCGCGCGGGCGGTCTGGACGCCGTAGTAGGCGTCGGCGGGGACTTCGAGCGTCCCCAGGGAATCGCGCTCGATCCGGGTCTTCGGCCGTGAGGTCACGTCAGGCAAGGAGCGTCTCCTGCACCGGGGAATTCCAGGGAGCCTCGACGACCGGACGATCCCAGACCCCGGCGAACGACTCGCGCAGCCGCGCGAGCACCTCGCGGCGGGGCGGGGCTTCGCCGAGCAGCGTGCGAAGCGAGCCGACCCCCAAATGGCGGATGCCGCACGGGTGGATCCAGTCGAAGTGGCCGAGATCGGGGTCCACGTTGAGCGCGAATCCGTGGAAGGTGATCCAGCGCCGGACCGCGACCCCGATTGCCGCGACCTTCCGGTCGCCGACCCACACCCCGGTGTAGGGAGGGCGGCGCGTGGCGCGCAGACCGTACGCCGCGATCGCGCGGATCAGGACTTCCTCCAGGTCTCGAAGGTACCGGTGCAGGTCGCGTCCCGAGGGAAGGCCCGAAAGGGCGAGGATGGGGTAGGCCACGACCTGGCCGGGGCCGTGATAGGTGACGTCCCCGCCGCGCTCGACCGGGACGATGTCGACCCCGCGCGCGCGAAGCTCACCATCGGACGCCCGGAGGCTCTCCGCGCGGCCCGCGCGCCCGACCGTGAGGACCGGGTCGTGCTCGACGAAGTAGATCGCGTCGCCGCACGCGTCCGAGGCCCGGGCGGTCACGGCGCGGCGCTGAACCTCGAGCGCCTCCCGGTAGGGCACCCGTCCCAAGTCGTACGCCGCGATGGGCGAGGTCATGCGGGCCTCAGATGGAATCGAGCAGCCAGCTCTCGGCGTCTTCGAGCAGCTCCTTCACGCGGTGGAGGAACTGGACCGCGGGGGTCCCGTCCACCAGGCGGTGATCGAAGCTCAGGACGAGGGTCATCATGTTGCGAATCACGATCCGGTGATCGCGGACCACGGGGCGCTCCTGGATCAGGTGAACGCCCAGGACCCCCACCTCGGGGTAGTTGATGATCGGCGTCGACGCGGTCGCGCCGAACATGCCGGCGTTCGTGATCGTGAACGTCCCGCCCTGGATGTCGTTCAGGGTGAGCTTGTCCGCGCGCGCCCGGTGGCCGAGGTCTTCGATCTCCTGCGCGAGCTGGAGCAGGGTCTTTCGGTCCGCATCGTGCACCACGGGGACGATGAGCCCCTGGTCGCGATGCACGGCGACGCCGATGTTGTAGAACTTCTTGTAGTGGACCTCGGTCTCGGTCATCGACGCGTTCAGGATCGGAAACTCCCGCAGCGCCCGCACGACGGCCTTCATGATGAACGGCATGTACGTGAGGTTGACGCCGTAGGTGCTCTTGATCCTTTCCTTGAGACGCGCCCTCATTTCCACGAGCGCGGTCATGTCCACCTCATCCCACGTGGAGCAATGGGCCGCCGAGTGTCTCGAGCGGAGCATGTTCTCCGCGATCTTCTTGCGCACGTTGGTGAGCGGCTGGACCACCTCCTCCCGCGAGCCGGGTGGCGCGAAGGCGGGGGCGGGGATCGGCTTCAGGGGCTTGGGGGGCGCTGCCGCGGGAGCCCGTCCGGGAGCGCTGCCCGGCGCCGCTTGGGGGGCGGGCGCGCCGGCTCCGGCCGACGCGGCGATCCTCCCCGCCTCGATGTGGTTCAAGACGTCCTCGCGCGTCACGCGGCCGCCCATGCCGCTGCCGCGAATGCTCGAGAGATCGAGGCTATTTTCTCGTAGAAGCTTTCGCACCGCGGGCGAAACCCTCTGGTCGTCGCCCGATGGGGCCTCGGCGACCGCGGTTCCCGCCCGCGCGGGGGCGGGCTCACGCGCGGGAGCCGGGGGCTGCCCGGGCGCCGGCGGGCGCGCGCCTGGTTGCGGCCCTCCCGCGGGCGCCGCCTGGGCCCCGGCGGAAAGCGACTCACCAGCCTGGAGGATCACGCCGAGCTGCTGGCCTACCTGGGCGACCGTCCCTTCCGGAACCGTGATCTTGCCGAGGGTGCCCGCGGCGGGGGCGGGGAGCTCGATATTGATCTTGTCGGTGATGATCTCGACGATCGGCTCGTCTTTGGCGATCGGCTCGCCTTCTTTCTTCAGCCACTTGCCGACCGTCCCCTCGACGACGCTCTCGCCCAGCTGCGGCACAACGATCGTGACGGGCATCCCTTCCTCCGGCCCAGGTCCCGCGGGACCCGGTTAGTAAGCGACTGTTTCGCGGATCGCCTGCGCGATCCGGTTTGCGTCGGGAAGATACGTTTCCGCGAGCGTAGGCGCGAACGGCTCCTGCGGCGCGTCGGGCGGCGACACGCGCCGCACCGGTGCATCGAGGAAGGAGAAGCCATCCTCGGCGATCATCGCGCCGATCTCCGCGCCGACCCCCATCGTCTTGGAGCTTTCGTAGACAACGACCACCCGCGCCGTCTTCTCTACCGACGTCAAGATGGTCTCCTTGTCGTAGGGAAGCAGGGTGCGAAGGTCGATCACCTCGACCTCGATCCCTTCCGCCGAGAGCTTCTCGGCGGCTTCGAGGGACCGATGGAGCATGAGCGCGTAGGACACCACCGAAACGTGTTTTCCTTCGCGCACCACGGCCGCCTTGCCGAGCGGCACGGTGTAGTCGTGGGTGGGCACGGGTCCCTTGATCGTGCGGTAGAGGCGCTTGTGCTCGTAGTAGAGCACGGGATTCTGGCCGCGGAACGCCGATTTCAAGAGCCCCTTGGCGTCGTATGGGGTCGCCGGGGTGACCACGACGAGCCCGGGGCAGTGCATGAACCAGGCCTGATTCGCCTGCGAATGGAAGAGCCCGCCGCCAACCGCTCCGCCATAGCAGCAGCGGATGACCATGGGGCAGGTGAACATTCCGCCCGAGCGGTAGCGCATCTTGGCGGCGTGCTCCACGATCCCGTCCATGGCGAGCGTTATGAAATCGTCGAACTGGATCTCTGGAGAAGGGATCAGCCCCGCGATCGACGCGCCGACGGCACCTTCGACCAGGAAGTTCTCCGAGATCGGGCTGTCGATGACCCGCATGGGGCCGAACTTTTCGTAGAGGCCCCTCGTCGCCTTGAACACCCCGCCGTAACCCGCGATGTCTTCGCCGATGAGGAAGATGCGCTCGTCCCGCTGCATTTCCTCCATGAGGCCTTCGGTGATGGCCTCGATGTACGTCATGGTCTTCACGTCGGAGCTGATGGCTCCGGGGCCCGGTTTGGCCGTTTCCGTCATCTTCATCGCTGCTGGATCTCCGTTGGTGTTTCGTCCTGGGGCAGGCCGCGGAGCCGCTCCGCCCTTCTCGCTTCCGCCGCGCGCCCTTCGCGCTTTTCTTCCTCCGTCTCGTAGAGGAGCGGTGGCACCGGTACGGGGCGGCCGGCTTTGTCGACCGCGACGAACGTCAAATACGCCGTGCTCGTCCGCCGGCGCTCTCCGCTCAGCAGATCCTCGCTTTGCACGTCGACCCGGATCTCCATGGAGGTCCGGCCGGCATAGGTCATGCGCGCCGCGATCAGGGCCATCTGGCCGACCCGGATCGGAGCCAGGAACGAGACCTCGTCCATCGACGCGGTCACCGCCTCGGTCCTACAATGGCGATGCGCCACGATGGCTGCCGCCATGTCAATCCAGTGGAGCACCCTGCCGCCGAGGACGTTTCCCATCGTGTTCGCGTCGTTCGGCAGAACGAGCTCGACCATTTCGACCCGCGTCTCCCGCGGGGTCTTGCCCCCCTGCTTAGGCGAGCGGGGCGTACACGTCCTCCAGGATCTCGTGGGGCTCGGGGTGCGGGCTCTTCTCCGCGAACTCGATCGCCTCCTCGATCTCCCTCTCGATCCGCTGGACCGTCGCCTGCTTGTACGACTCGTCGATGATCCCGCGCTCCATCAGAACCTTCTCGAACCGGGGGACCGGATCGCGTTTTTTCCAGTACTCGAGCTCTTCCTGGGTCCGGTAGTTGGCGGGGTCGATTTCCGAATGCCCGTACCACCGGTAGGTCTTCATCTCGATCAGCGTCGGGCCTTCCCCGCGACGGGCGCGACGGATCGCGTCCTGCGAGGTCTCGTAGGTCACGAGGAGATCGTTCCCGTCGATCGTGACGCCGGGGAAGCCGTAGGCCTTCGCGCGTTCCGAAACGTCCTCGACGGGCACGCCGAGCGACGCCGGCACCGACTCGGCCCAGAGATTGTTCTGCACGACGAAGACGCAGTTCAGCTTGTGAATGCCCGCGAAGTTCAGGGCTTCGTGCCATGCCCCGTTCGAGGTGGCTCCCTCCCCGACGAAGCAGACCGCCACGTTGTCCTTCTTCTGGAACTTGTAGGCGAGCGCGCACCCGGTGGCGATCACGGTCTGGGCGGCGATCGTGGATGCGGGGGTGATGATCCCGAGGGGTTTCCATCCATAGTGGCAGGGGTGGGACTTCCCCCGATCCGGGCTGTCCTTACGCGCGAAGAGCTCCGCCATGACGTATTTGAGCGGCATCCCCTTCGTGATGGCGGCGCCCATCTCACGATGTTGAATCCCGATCGTATCTTCCGGCCGAAGGCCGTAGCAGGGACCCACCACGGTGGCTTCCTGCCCCACTGCGCTGAAGTAGGTGCCGTGAAACCGGCCCTGCTTGAAGAGCTTTCGACAGCGCTCGTCGGTTGTGCGGACTAGAGTTAGGTAGTAATAGAGCCCTTTCAGCTCGTCATTGGATACGGGCATGCATCCTCCTCGATCTACCTCGGGCGCTTTGCCGATCGGAGTCGGGAAAGCGCCGGACACCAGCCGGTTACGCTAACACACGCCGGCGGACCTTCCAATGGGCATCGAACCCCGCGATCCACGCATCGTATATAGATGTAACATCCCTATTTTCATTTCGATTCGCCCGCAGCGCTGGTATCATCGTGCGCCCCATAAGGTATGGAGGCGTTCCGTCCCAGGGAGATTAGATGAGCGAAACGGTCATAACGGAGTCCAACGTCTTGGACGCGCTCCGGTCGGTCATGGATCCGGACCTCCGCCGGGATATCGTCTCGCTCAACTTCGTCCGCAACATGAAGATCGAAGGCGGAACGGTGTCCTTCGATGTGAACCTGACCACCCCCGCGTGCCCGGTCAAGGACCGCCTTAGGGAGCAATCGCGTCAGGCGGTGCTGGAACACGTTCCGGGAGTCAAGGATGTGCGCGTGAACATGACCGCCGAAGTGCGCCGGCCGCCCGCCCCCGAGACCAGCCGGATCCGCGGCGTCAAGAACATCGTCGCCGTCGGAAGCGGGAAGGGGGGCGTCGGAAAATCCACCGTGGCCGCGAACGTGGCCGTCTCGCTCGCCCGGAGCGGCGCGAAGGTGGGCCTTCTGGACGCGGACATCTACGGACCCAGCATCCCGATCATGATGCGCTCGCAGGAAGAGCCGGAAATCCGGGAACAAGTGATCCAGCCGGTCGACGCGCACGGTGTCAAGCTCATGTCGATGGGATACCTGAGCGGGGAGATGCCGCTCATCTGGCGCGGACCGATGGCGCACAAGGCGCTTCAACAGAGTCTCCTCGGGGTGAACTGGGGGGACCTCGACTACTTGGTCGTGGACCTGCCGCCCGGAACCGGGGACGTCCACCTCACGCTCGTCCAGACCGTGCCCGTGACCGGTGCCGTGATCGTCTCCACGCCCCAGGACGTGGGGCTCCAAATTTCGATGAAGACGCTCCGGATGTTCCAGCAGACGAAGGTGCCCCTCCTGGGCGTCATCGAGAACATGAGCTACTACATCTGCCCGCACTGCGGTGGGCGGGACGAGATCTTCGGTCACGGCGGCGCGGCGCGCGCCGCGGAGTCGCTGGGCGTGCCGTTCCTCGGCGAGATCCCGCTCGACCCCGCGATACGAAAACACAGCGACACCGGAACGCCGGTCGTGCTCGCGCAGCCCGAGTCCGCCTCGGGGCGCGCATTCGCGGAGGTCACGGGGAAGCTGGCGCAGCAGGTCAGCATCCAGGCGTTCCGAAGCGTTCCTCTCACGATCGTCGAGGAGTAGCGTGCTCACGGCTCCCGAGGAGCGGGCGACGCCCGCCGAGATCAGGAAGAAAAGCGGCGAGTCGATCGCCATTCGGTGGACCGACGGACACGCGAGCACCTTCGGCGCCCGCTATCTGAGGGGCCGCTGCCCCTGCGCGCAATGCGTGAGCGAGACGTCGGGGGAGCGGCTGGTGTCGGAGGAGCACATCCGCCCCGATATCGCGATCGAGGCGGCGCGAACGGTCGGGAACTACGCGCTCCACTTTTCATTCAGCGACGGCCATACCACCGGCATCTACAGCTTCGACTACCTGAGACGGGTCTGCCCGTGCGAGGACTGCGCATGAAGATCGAAACGACGCTGTCCGGGAGCTTCCCGAAGCTCCCGCTGGAACCCGGAGCGCCCAACGTCCGGGTCGTTCGGAACCGGATGGACCAGGGAAAGGCGACCGACCGCGACCTCGTCGAGGCGACCCGAGAGACCACGCGGCGCATCATCGCATTACAGGAATCCGCCGGCGTCGACATCCCGGTGGACGGCCAGGTGGCCTGGGACGACGAGCAGACGTACTTCGCGCGCGGGGTCCAGGGATTCGAGATCGCGGGCTTGATCCGCTACCTGGATAGCAACACGTACTACCGCCAGCCCGAAATCGCCGGCCCGCTCTCCTGGACGCGGCCGGTCACGGTCGAGGATTTCCGGACGGCGCAGGGCATGGCGCACCGGCCGCTCAAGGCCGTGCTGCCCGGCCCCTACTCGCTGTACCGGTTCTCCAAGGACCGCCACTACCGGAGCCCAGAGGAAGCGGCCCGCGCCATCGGAGAGGTCCTCGCCCGCGAGGCGAAGGCGCTCGAGGAGGCCGGGGCCGCGTGGATCCACTTCGA
This window encodes:
- the lipB gene encoding lipoyl(octanoyl) transferase LipB, with the translated sequence MTSPIAAYDLGRVPYREALEVQRRAVTARASDACGDAIYFVEHDPVLTVGRAGRAESLRASDGELRARGVDIVPVERGGDVTYHGPGQVVAYPILALSGLPSGRDLHRYLRDLEEVLIRAIAAYGLRATRRPPYTGVWVGDRKVAAIGVAVRRWITFHGFALNVDPDLGHFDWIHPCGIRHLGVGSLRTLLGEAPPRREVLARLRESFAGVWDRPVVEAPWNSPVQETLLA
- the sucB gene encoding dihydrolipoyllysine-residue succinyltransferase, giving the protein MPVTIVVPQLGESVVEGTVGKWLKKEGEPIAKDEPIVEIITDKINIELPAPAAGTLGKITVPEGTVAQVGQQLGVILQAGESLSAGAQAAPAGGPQPGARPPAPGQPPAPAREPAPARAGTAVAEAPSGDDQRVSPAVRKLLRENSLDLSSIRGSGMGGRVTREDVLNHIEAGRIAASAGAGAPAPQAAPGSAPGRAPAAAPPKPLKPIPAPAFAPPGSREEVVQPLTNVRKKIAENMLRSRHSAAHCSTWDEVDMTALVEMRARLKERIKSTYGVNLTYMPFIMKAVVRALREFPILNASMTETEVHYKKFYNIGVAVHRDQGLIVPVVHDADRKTLLQLAQEIEDLGHRARADKLTLNDIQGGTFTITNAGMFGATASTPIINYPEVGVLGVHLIQERPVVRDHRIVIRNMMTLVLSFDHRLVDGTPAVQFLHRVKELLEDAESWLLDSI
- a CDS encoding alpha-ketoacid dehydrogenase subunit beta produces the protein MKTMTYIEAITEGLMEEMQRDERIFLIGEDIAGYGGVFKATRGLYEKFGPMRVIDSPISENFLVEGAVGASIAGLIPSPEIQFDDFITLAMDGIVEHAAKMRYRSGGMFTCPMVIRCCYGGAVGGGLFHSQANQAWFMHCPGLVVVTPATPYDAKGLLKSAFRGQNPVLYYEHKRLYRTIKGPVPTHDYTVPLGKAAVVREGKHVSVVSYALMLHRSLEAAEKLSAEGIEVEVIDLRTLLPYDKETILTSVEKTARVVVVYESSKTMGVGAEIGAMIAEDGFSFLDAPVRRVSPPDAPQEPFAPTLAETYLPDANRIAQAIRETVAY
- a CDS encoding acyl-CoA thioesterase, with product MVELVLPNDANTMGNVLGGRVLHWIDMAAAIVAHRHCRTEAVTASMDEVSFLAPIRVGQMALIAARMTYAGRTSMEIRVDVQSEDLLSGERRRTSTAYLTFVAVDKAGRPVPVPPLLYETEEEKREGRAAEARRAERLRGLPQDETPTEIQQR
- a CDS encoding thiamine pyrophosphate-dependent dehydrogenase E1 component subunit alpha, giving the protein MPVSNDELKGLYYYLTLVRTTDERCRKLFKQGRFHGTYFSAVGQEATVVGPCYGLRPEDTIGIQHREMGAAITKGMPLKYVMAELFARKDSPDRGKSHPCHYGWKPLGIITPASTIAAQTVIATGCALAYKFQKKDNVAVCFVGEGATSNGAWHEALNFAGIHKLNCVFVVQNNLWAESVPASLGVPVEDVSERAKAYGFPGVTIDGNDLLVTYETSQDAIRRARRGEGPTLIEMKTYRWYGHSEIDPANYRTQEELEYWKKRDPVPRFEKVLMERGIIDESYKQATVQRIEREIEEAIEFAEKSPHPEPHEILEDVYAPLA
- a CDS encoding Mrp/NBP35 family ATP-binding protein gives rise to the protein MSETVITESNVLDALRSVMDPDLRRDIVSLNFVRNMKIEGGTVSFDVNLTTPACPVKDRLREQSRQAVLEHVPGVKDVRVNMTAEVRRPPAPETSRIRGVKNIVAVGSGKGGVGKSTVAANVAVSLARSGAKVGLLDADIYGPSIPIMMRSQEEPEIREQVIQPVDAHGVKLMSMGYLSGEMPLIWRGPMAHKALQQSLLGVNWGDLDYLVVDLPPGTGDVHLTLVQTVPVTGAVIVSTPQDVGLQISMKTLRMFQQTKVPLLGVIENMSYYICPHCGGRDEIFGHGGAARAAESLGVPFLGEIPLDPAIRKHSDTGTPVVLAQPESASGRAFAEVTGKLAQQVSIQAFRSVPLTIVEE
- a CDS encoding DUF971 domain-containing protein — its product is MLTAPEERATPAEIRKKSGESIAIRWTDGHASTFGARYLRGRCPCAQCVSETSGERLVSEEHIRPDIAIEAARTVGNYALHFSFSDGHTTGIYSFDYLRRVCPCEDCA